The sequence CCTGATCCGTCAGGACGGGCTCTTTTGCCTGGCGGCACTGAAGGAGTTCGAAGGCTAGGTTCCCTCGGCAACGCTGTTGGCGGCCGCCGTCCGGCCGAACCACCGCCCGCTGGCCTTGATGGTTCGAGCCAACGTGTCGTAATCCACGCGGACAAGCCCGAAGCGCTGGGCGTAGCCCCACGCCCATTCGAAATTGTCCAGCAGCGACCATGCAAAATAGCCCCGCAGATCGGCTCCCGCCTGGATGGCCCGGTGGCACTCGGCCACGTGGGCCCGAATGAATTCAATCCTGTCAAGGTCCTGAACCGAACCGTCAGCGGAGACACGATCGTTATAGGCCGCCCCGTTTTCGGTGACGTAAAGCGCCGTGCCGGCGGGGCCCGCGTACTCCTCCTGCAGTCGCATCAGCAGCCGGAACAGTCCCTCCGGCTGGACCTCCCAGCCCATCGCCGTCGTTGCAAGTCCCCGCGGCACCACCGAGACATCGTCGGCGGCCGGGTACGGCGAGGCCGCCGGCCGCTCCACCGGGGCGCCGTGGGCGAGCAACTGCGTGCTGGTCCGATGGCCGGTCACGGCTTCACCGTGGTAGTAGTTGACGCCCAGGAAGTCGATAGGGGTGCCGACCAGTTCGAGGTCTCCCGGGCGGATGTGCCGTTCCAGCCCATACTCCGCGACGTCCGCGAGGAAGTCCGGCGGATAGGACTGCCGGAACACCGGATCGAGGAAGGCCCGGTTGAACTGCCCGTCGATGCGCCGCGCGGCGTCCCTGTCGACCGGATCGCCCGGATCCGCCGGGTCCGGCACCGTCAGATTGAGCGTTAGCCCCAGTTCCGCCTCGGGATCCCGTTCGCGGAGCGCCGCCGTCGCCAGTCCGTGGCCGAGCAGGAGATGGTGCATGGCGGCCAAGGCATCCGGCCTTGACTGCCTGCCTGGGGCATGGACGCCGGAACAGTAGCCGAGGAAGGCCGAACACCACGGTTCGTTCAACGTAGTCCATACCCGAACCCGATCGCCCAGCCGGTCGTGCACGCTCAGCGCATACTCCGCAAAGGCATAGGACGTGTCCCTGTTGGCCCAGCCCCCTCGGTCCTCCAAGGCCTGCGGCAGGTCCCAGTGATAGAGCGTCAGCCAGGGCGTGATGCCGGCCTCGAGCAGCCCGTCGACGAGCCGGGCATAGAAGTCCAGGCCCCGGGGATTGACCGGTCCGGCGTCCGGCCGGATTCGGGCCCACGAGGTTGAGAACCGGTAGGCGCCCAGCCCCAGCTCCTGCATGAGGGCAATGTCCTCGGGGTAGCGATGGTAGTGATCACAGGCGGTGCCCCCTGAGTCGGAGCCGGCAACGGCCCCCGGCAACCGGCAGAAAGTGTCCCAAATGGAGTCGCGCCTGCCGTCCTCTGCTGCCGCGCCCTCGATCTGGTAGGACGCGGTGGCCGCGCCCCAAAGGAACTCGTTCGGAAACTGCAGTTGTGCGGGCATTCGTTTTCCCCCGGGGGCTCTGCGCTGGGCAATTGCCCGCCAGCATAACGCCCGGGACCGCTTTGGCCATGGCTTTCGGCCCCGTGACCTGCTGCAATGGACGGATTGGGTGCGCAGACGTACTTCCTTCGGCTGACGGGTTACGGCTGCGCCGAATGATAATTTTAGACTGTGGCAAGTCGAGCACTACCGATCTAGCAATGGAGGCAGGGTCCATGACTCGCGTAGACAACAACAGGACCATTGCGGTCGCCGACAGGTCGTCGCTGGTGGGACTTGTCCAAGTGGCCGGCCGCCTGGTGCCCCGCCAGCTGAACGATGAAGTTTCATTGGCCGTAGCCGAGCTCAAGGGCAAGGGCGTCAAGGTGGGGGTTGCCGCCGGCTTGCTCGCCGGGGCCCTGCTCCTGCTGGCGTCCATGGCGATTTCCCTGCTCGTTGCCGCGATTCTCGGTCTGGGCGAGGCCATTGCCCCGTGGTTGTCCGCGTTGCTATTCGCCGCCTTCTTCCTCATCGTGGGCGGCATCCTGGGACTCATCGGGGCCCTGCGGATCAAGAAGGAAATGCCGCTGCTGCCGGAGAACGCCATCCGTGGCATCAAGCACGACATTGGCGTCCTGAAGGAAGGGCGCAGCTTCGATCCGTCCACTCTCGACCAGAAGCCTGAGCCGAAGGAAGAGCCCAAGAAGGAGGACCAGGCCCCGAAGGAACCGGCTCCCTCGTTGGAGGAGCTGCGGGCCCGCGCCGGCGAACGCCGCGAGCATCTGGCCCGGATCCGTGACGGACTGGGCCAGAAACTGGACGTCAAGCCACAGTCTGAGAGGATCAAGTCGGAGGCAGCCTCGGCGGCTTCCCGCGCGAGGCACGCAGCCGAGCTGCGGATCGCCGCCGTCAAGCGCAGCGCGAGCAGCGGCTCCGCGGGTACGGCCTATGACCTGCAGGAGCGGTGGAAGCCGCTGGCCGCCTTGGCCGCCTCGCTGGCCACGTTCGCGGTCCTGCTGCGGCGGTTGCTGCGGAAGTAACGGCCGCATCACAGTTGTGGAACCCGCCTGACCTGCCCGCGCAGGACAGGCGGCATGCCGGGAGGGGAGGGGCAGCATGAGGATCATCGGGGCGGGGACGCGCGAAGACTACGAGTACCGCGAGCTCCACACCTTCTGGACCGTCCCCAACCTCATCACGGTCCTGCGCTTCCTGGCGGTGCCGTTATTCGCCTGGCTCGTGGTCCGGGAAGCCTACCTCGAGGCGACGATTGTGCTGGCAGTCCTGGGGTCAACCGACTGGGTGGACGGGTACATCGCCCGGCGCTTCGACCAGATCTCCAGTGTTGGCAGATGGCTGGATCCGCTGGCGGACCGGCTGGCAATGATCGTCGTCGCCGTGACATTCTTCGCGACGGGCATCGCGCCGCTGTGGCTGCTGCTCGCCCTCCTGATACCCGATGCCCTCCTGCTGGTCTACACGCTGGTGCTGTTCCGGGGCAGCCCGGACCTCCCCGTAACGAATATCGGCAAGATCCGCACGGCGCTGCTCCTGGCCGGGACGCCGCTGCTGTTGCTCCATAAGGCACTGGAACCGGGGCACGAGTGGCTCCGGATCCTTGCCTACGTGTTGCTGGCGCTCGGCTGCCTGGGGCACATCGCCGCATGCTGGGGGTACATGCGCGCCGCATCGCTCAAGCATCGCCGGCTGCAGTTGAAAGGGAGCGGCGACGTTCCGGAAGCCCGGGCCCATGAGTGACCGCGGATCCGGGCGCGCGGCGGGAGTACCGGCCGCAGTCAGGACCGCATGGTCTGGCTAGCCATCCTCAGCGCCGTGTGCGGCGCCTTCTTCCTGGCGCTGGGAACCCAGCGCCAGGCGAGCGCCGTCCAGGCGAACACCGGGGGCCTGTCACTGACGGTGGGCGGCCTCCTGCGCATGCTGCGCAATCCGCGGTGGGTCCTCGGCCTGCTGATGTTGGGCGTCGGCATGGGCCTGAATGTCTTCGCACTGGTGAGCGCGCCGCTCACCGTGGTCCAGCCCATCGGCGCGATCGCGCTGGTCATCACGACAATCGTCAACTCC is a genomic window of Arthrobacter sp. Marseille-P9274 containing:
- a CDS encoding GH1 family beta-glucosidase translates to MPAQLQFPNEFLWGAATASYQIEGAAAEDGRRDSIWDTFCRLPGAVAGSDSGGTACDHYHRYPEDIALMQELGLGAYRFSTSWARIRPDAGPVNPRGLDFYARLVDGLLEAGITPWLTLYHWDLPQALEDRGGWANRDTSYAFAEYALSVHDRLGDRVRVWTTLNEPWCSAFLGYCSGVHAPGRQSRPDALAAMHHLLLGHGLATAALRERDPEAELGLTLNLTVPDPADPGDPVDRDAARRIDGQFNRAFLDPVFRQSYPPDFLADVAEYGLERHIRPGDLELVGTPIDFLGVNYYHGEAVTGHRTSTQLLAHGAPVERPAASPYPAADDVSVVPRGLATTAMGWEVQPEGLFRLLMRLQEEYAGPAGTALYVTENGAAYNDRVSADGSVQDLDRIEFIRAHVAECHRAIQAGADLRGYFAWSLLDNFEWAWGYAQRFGLVRVDYDTLARTIKASGRWFGRTAAANSVAEGT
- a CDS encoding phage holin family protein, with the translated sequence MTRVDNNRTIAVADRSSLVGLVQVAGRLVPRQLNDEVSLAVAELKGKGVKVGVAAGLLAGALLLLASMAISLLVAAILGLGEAIAPWLSALLFAAFFLIVGGILGLIGALRIKKEMPLLPENAIRGIKHDIGVLKEGRSFDPSTLDQKPEPKEEPKKEDQAPKEPAPSLEELRARAGERREHLARIRDGLGQKLDVKPQSERIKSEAASAASRARHAAELRIAAVKRSASSGSAGTAYDLQERWKPLAALAASLATFAVLLRRLLRK
- a CDS encoding CDP-alcohol phosphatidyltransferase family protein; translation: MRIIGAGTREDYEYRELHTFWTVPNLITVLRFLAVPLFAWLVVREAYLEATIVLAVLGSTDWVDGYIARRFDQISSVGRWLDPLADRLAMIVVAVTFFATGIAPLWLLLALLIPDALLLVYTLVLFRGSPDLPVTNIGKIRTALLLAGTPLLLLHKALEPGHEWLRILAYVLLALGCLGHIAACWGYMRAASLKHRRLQLKGSGDVPEARAHE